DNA sequence from the Neospora caninum Liverpool complete genome, chromosome VIIa genome:
CAGTCATGTGGTCCCAGGGCTATGTTTGTAGCTTCGCACGCGCACACTTGTCTTTCGATTGGTCAACGGACTGAGTCACCAAAAACCGCTTCTACGAAGGGCGCTTTCCGCGGCATACAAACACGCTTCGCAAAAACAAAAGCCCGACCTCCTACGGCGGACAGATTATACCAACTCACATATATGCGCTTCCTCGGACCGACGGTCCCTACGCGATGTGGATATTCGGGATACTGAAACACAGGCGTCTCTCACGCCTCAAATCGTCTTTCCAAATATTTGCACATAGGCGGGGGGAGGCGGGGGCGAAGGGCAGAGTCCACATCATGACCGCGCTCCACTCGCACGCACTGGACCCGAACGCGTTGAACCCGAAAACGCTTCTCCGCTGTCACTGCTTCTGCAGGCAGACAAGCGTCCCAATACGGCGCTCAGCCGTGTGCTCCTTCAGCTTACAGGGATGCAGCTTGAGTGCGATTGGGCTCTTGCGCGGTTAGCGTCTTCGCTGGGAAAAAATTGCAGTTCTTTACTCTACAAACTCGGGCCCAAATCGCTGCGAGCGTCTTCAGTTGCCCCCACTCAACTTCGCCGACGATGCTTGATACATCTCCAATATGAGGAAAAAAGCACTGTCGTTGCAAACCGCCAGACTCGTTCGCGACCGGCACTAAGCAGCCTTGTTTCTGCACACACGGTCGCGGGCGGACCCACGACAGGACGCCTATCGATGAGGCGCGTCCGGAttggcctctctcttttcaaaGGACGACTAGCCGAACGCCTTCTCGTTGACAGGATCGGTTTGTTGGCGCTGTTCATACAGCTGGCCTCGCTGCCCACTGGCATCACAGTCGTCGTTTTCCGGAAAGAGTAGCCTCGTCTGGTATCGGATTCGACGAAGTATGTTGCCTCGGATCTTCCTTCCTTGCGGGTAAACGCCAGCTCTTCCGTGTCCACCGCATCCTCGAAATCGATCAGCGTCAGACTGCTTCCATCAGTTGTCTCACCGACACCACTGTGTGTCTCGTCATCGAAGCACATTAGTCCCCCTCTTTCACAGAGGGCGTTTGTCCACTACGAAGTgccctcccttttcctcacGACCACGCCAACCGACAGACAACTGAGTTTCGGACTGTTCCTTGTACCCCTCGAGCTCCGGTTCATCGTTCTCAATGAGACGGAATCGACTTGCCTTGTGGCGGTGGCGGTCCATTCTCTGATTTGGCCCTATCACCTACTACTGGGTAcgctcttgtctctctcacAACAACTTGTGGAATTCCTAGGAGTTATCGTCCTCCAAATCAGGATATGAGGGCAGTCATTTCTCCACGCGCTTCCTCCGGGAAGGTGCTGACCGGCATCCAATCATCAGGTTCAATTCTGGGGTTGGCGTAGTGGCCGCAAGCTTTTCCCGGACCTTACGGCATTGCGGAGGCTCACGCCGGAGTTTATTCGGACGTCCCTGgagcttcctcttccttggaCTCAGACTCTGTCGTCGTCTCTGgagcttcctcttccttggaCTCAGACTCTGTCGTCGTCTCTGgagcttcctcttccttggaCTCAGACTCTGTCGTCGTCTCTGgagcttcctcttccttggaCTCAGACTCTGTCGTCGTCTCTGgagcttcctcttccttggaCTCAGACTCTGTCGTCGTCTCTGgagcttcctcttccttggaCTCAGActctgtcgccgtctctggagcttcctcttccttggaCTCAGACTCTGTCGTCGTCTCTGgagcttcctcttccttggaCTCAGACTCTGTCGTCGTCTCTGgagcttcctcttcctcggacTCAGACTCTGTCGTCGTCCGtggcgcttcctcttccatgGACTCAGACTCTGTCGTCGTCCGTGGCGCTGCATCCTCAGCCGGTCGCTGCTGTTCCGGCTGTGGGGTTGTAGGTTCCGGTTCGGAAGTAGGCGACAAAATGGATTCGTCGACCGGTAGATCAACGCCGCCTGTATTCTCCTTCAGGAAACTGTGCATGTCCGCCACAATTACTCGCGCGATCTCACGTTTCGCCAGATGCTCCAGGAGGGTCACGGCGTCCGTAGGCGAGAGCGATTCGCCACTTGCAGCAGCAGCATCTACAGTGCGAGCAATCCGCTCCAGCACCTGTCCCGACTCCACTATCGTTTCCTTCAGGacggcctcttcgctctcaaGCCTTGAGACCAACCCCTCTACGACATGAGCGCGGTCTTCGTCGGTCTCTGTCGAGGGCACCTTCTTTTCGGACAACTTCTTGGAGATAGTCTGCACTGTCGCGTCGACTTCCTTCGCTGCTTTCTCAGCTCCTTCCACCAGTTCTTGAAGATACGCTTGCACCCGCAGCATGGCTGCTTCGGTTTCATTTTCGCTGAAAGGCCGTTTTGAGTGCACTTTTCCTTTTTGGGATATCTCCGCCATCACCTGGCCTACATCCAAGTTCTTCACGGACTGCACGTTCTGAAGGATCATTGCCTCGGTCCCGTTGGCGAAGTGCATGCGATTAGCTAGCTGCCGGAGCTTAGGGCTCAACGGCTTTTCTTTTTTAGCCCTCTGGAGCTGGAAGAGCCCAACCACACCGTATAGGAACATAGCCGCACCAAGGGCGAGACCAGCATTATTCGGCCACTTTAGCATCTCTTTGAACACGAAATCCACAAAATCCGGCAGAGAGCCTTGCCTCGTGGTGGTGGCGTGACGCGTCACATATCTGCTAGGCGTCCCTGCCCCACGAAGGCCCGAATTGGGCTGTCCCCCCGCAGCGCGTGGGGCGGGTGCCGATCGCGAACCGTCCAGGCTGCCGAGCAGCCCTTCCAGGCCATGACCACGCTCAAGCAGTCCCTCGAGAGCTCGGGGGAGTCCGAATTTCTGATACAGGAACAGGAGGGTGGCTGCAGAGACAACCGCAGCTCCCAGGATAATGCGCTTCTTGGACACGCGACCGGCCGGTTGGGGCGCCCCTGTGGCAGCGGAGGTTGCGACACGCGGGGGTTTCGCACCGgcttccttcgcgttctcggaGACACCGCTTGTCGCACGTTCCTCTGGAACATCGCTAGGGGCGTTGTAGAACATCTGGTACCCAAGAGTCGCTGCAGTGACGGCGAGAATGGCAACCGCTGCGACAACGCCCTTTGTAACCCTGCGGGGTGACACGCCCGTCAGACGACTCCGACTCGAGCTCAGCGTCCCGAAACTTCCCTCATCTCCTGACTCGGTGGACTCCCCATCTTCGTCGTAATCCTCGCTGACCTCCTCTTCCACTGCAACGGCGCGCGCCAGCTTTCTAGGCGCTGCCCCGAGAAAGTCTTGCGTCGTCGCAGACTCATACAGAGAGTAACCGAACGCCAAGACTTGGGACTCCGGCAATGCAACCCAGTGCGTCGCCCCGACGGCGAGCAAGGGGGTAAGAAGTCGTAGCTGCATCTTGCCGTTGCGGTACCGCGGAGTTCGCAGTATGCAGTTAGGGTCTGCTGTACACGAGAGTGTTCCTCGTTGCGCGTATGTggcgacagaaacgcgtgAAGCAAATTGCAGGGAGCATCACTTGCGCGCGGCGGCACTCGCAGTCGCTTGTGCCTCGCCGATTGCTCTCGCTTAGGATACACTGCAGTCGACTTCCTCGGACGGATcccggttctctctgtcaCCAAAGTGAGGGGATCTACGGGGGCCGTGAAAGGCGGACACAACCCAGGTCGACTCGACCGCCCGCAGAAAGCTCTTGCGACTCGGTTAGACAACTAATTTtaaaaagggagaaaaggataAAAGAAGCCAGCGGGTGCGCTAAAGTACGGGCGGAGTGGTGATATGCCACAGCGTCCACTTGCGGTGCGCCCCCGCGGAGCGCCAGTGGGGACGAAAATGCGCGGTCCTAGGAAACACAGACTCCACCGGTACTGCGAAAActggaggagacgcaaacCGAATACGCAAACGATAAACAAAGCAGACAGTCCGGCACAAAAATATCTGTACTGTGTTGCTCGCCGACACCGAGATACAAAACCTAGTACTCGCGTCCAAGTACTCTTTTCCTGGAATCGGATGCTCCGACGGAAAGCAGATGCAGATTATGGGCAGTTAATCGGCAGGCGACACGGAACACAAAACACGTGCAGCCCCGGTTTCTAGCGCGAGCATCGTCGAGATTCTGACCGCCTGTGGGAATGTATCCCTCCAACCCCCGCCCTCCCACCAACGAGAGCCCGCCCGACCGAGCATCGAGTCGCGGGGCGACCGGGAGACGTGAAGCGCTGGAGGCGGCTGCGAAGGCCGGTCCGTTGACGCGAGCACACCGGCCACATTCCCGGCCTCCATCGGCACTTGCGGCAGCGACCTTCTACCCTTCTTCTCGCATGCTCCTCGCACCTCGCATCGGCTCTCTTTTGACGCTCCTCCAGGTCCCACTGGGTTCTGGAGGCTCCAGCGGAGAGGTAACTCGGCGCGCAGTCTGGCCCCGCCCGCGACCGTCCAGCGCACAAAGCGCCGTGGAGTAGACGGTTCCGTCGGCGGCCTCGGTGAAAAACAAGGCCAGACGTCCGGGCGTCTGCCGAGGTAGCCTGCCACAGATAGAGATATCCGCGGTTCGCTTCGTGCCGACAAAGATGCGGGTACCTGCGGCGTCTCGTGCTCAAGGAGGACTGGCGTGTTTTCAGGCCAGTGCTGTCGAGTCGAGTTGCGGAATAATACAGTATGTCAAATGGGACGGATCTCACGAGCATGCACGCACGCGTTTCTTGAGATTGCAAGAGAGTTATTGCTGTGACATCCAGCGTCTAGACCATTTTGAGAGAGCTTGCGGCGTCGGACTTGCCAGAGGATTGAACTGCTCTCAACCGATGCCTGCTGAATCTACCTCCTGGGTCGCTGCACGGAAA
Encoded proteins:
- a CDS encoding putative megakaryocyte stimulating factor, which translates into the protein MQLRLLTPLLAVGATHWVALPESQVLAFGYSLYESATTQDFLGAAPRKLARAVAVEEEVSEDYDEDGESTESGDEGSFGTLSSSRSRLTGVSPRRVTKGVVAAVAILAVTAATLGYQMFYNAPSDVPEERATSGVSENAKEAGAKPPRVATSAATGAPQPAGRVSKKRIILGAAVVSAATLLFLYQKFGLPRALEGLLERGHGLEGLLGSLDGSRSAPAPRAAGGQPNSGLRGAGTPSRYVTRHATTTRQGSLPDFVDFVFKEMLKWPNNAGLALGAAMFLYGVVGLFQLQRAKKEKPLSPKLRQLANRMHFANGTEAMILQNVQSVKNLDVGQVMAEISQKGKVHSKRPFSENETEAAMLRVQAYLQELVEGAEKAAKEVDATVQTISKKLSEKKVPSTETDEDRAHVVEGLVSRLESEEAVLKETIVESGQVLERIARTVDAAAASGESLSPTDAVTLLEHLAKREIARVIVADMHSFLKENTGGVDLPVDESILSPTSEPEPTTPQPEQQRPAEDAAPRTTTESESMEEEAPRTTTESESEEEEAPETTTESESKEEEAPETTTESESKEEEAPETATESESKEEEAPETTTESESKEEEAPETTTESESKEEEAPETTTESESKEEEAPETTTESESKEEEAPETTTESESKEEEAPGTSE